One Deltaproteobacteria bacterium DNA segment encodes these proteins:
- a CDS encoding alpha/beta hydrolase — protein MKTIKTLEIEIPVDGLVLSAFLHMPDVPAPPLVIGCHGLFADAESPKQKALAGALASKGIAFLRLDHRGCGKSGGDFKRDTTFPARLGDLKAARAAMKARGDLGGMVGLFGSSMGGAVCLSSAFNDPVAALCIYAAPAHFAPLAGVLRSSGDDKRLSPRFFAPENAFDLPDDPLETGPILVFHGDRDQVVPVAHGREIYERAAGPKSIEIFEGGDHPMNDPGHQALFLERATAFFNRYLNGL, from the coding sequence ATGAAGACTATAAAGACCCTCGAAATCGAAATCCCCGTTGACGGCCTTGTGCTTTCGGCCTTCCTTCACATGCCGGATGTTCCGGCCCCGCCCCTGGTGATCGGCTGCCACGGGCTTTTCGCGGACGCCGAAAGCCCCAAGCAAAAGGCCCTTGCAGGCGCGCTTGCGTCAAAGGGCATCGCCTTTCTGCGCCTCGATCACCGGGGCTGCGGAAAAAGCGGCGGCGATTTCAAGCGGGACACCACATTTCCGGCCAGGCTCGGCGACCTGAAAGCCGCCCGCGCCGCAATGAAGGCCAGAGGCGACTTAGGCGGTATGGTCGGGCTTTTCGGAAGCAGTATGGGAGGCGCGGTCTGCCTATCCTCGGCGTTTAATGATCCTGTGGCCGCCCTCTGCATTTACGCGGCTCCCGCCCATTTCGCCCCGCTGGCCGGGGTGCTTCGGTCCTCCGGCGACGACAAAAGACTCTCCCCCCGATTTTTTGCGCCGGAAAACGCGTTCGATCTTCCAGACGACCCGCTTGAAACCGGCCCCATCCTGGTTTTCCATGGAGACCGCGACCAGGTGGTTCCCGTGGCCCACGGGCGGGAAATATACGAAAGGGCCGCAGGGCCGAAAAGCATCGAAATCTTTGAAGGCGGCGATCATCCCATGAACGATCCCGGCCATCAGGCCCTTTTCCTCGAAAGAGC
- the rlmD gene encoding 23S rRNA (uracil(1939)-C(5))-methyltransferase RlmD — MSVKKGERLELTVEKTVFGGDGLCRVDGMAVFIEGAVPGDRVEALITRRKKDWATGRVMALLDPSPDRVPAPCPYVGVCGGCKWQFLDYARQLEYKRDQVREALEHIGGLKDVPVGDTLASDQIFGYRNKMEFSCATRRWLMPEELTAAGGPGHGEGPDFACGLHIPGCFDKVLDVDACLLQHEEGNLILPYLKEKMKASGLPAYGLKSHQGFWRFVMMRRSRAFGSWMVNLVTSSRNSDVLVPMARDLTRKFPTIVSVVNNVTDRRAQVSSGGSEDILFGQPVLMDQLGRFDFAVSANSFFQTNPQQAERLYDVAACFAGLDGGQKVLDLYCGIGSIALWVSDKASKVLGLEVVKDAVMDARQNVKRNGVKNCRFEAADIKDAIGGLDFKPDVVITDPPRSGMHPDVTDRLCSLAAPVLVYVSCNPATLARDLAVLSRVYDVEKVQPVDMFPHTFHVECVARLVRRS; from the coding sequence ATGTCTGTAAAGAAGGGCGAAAGACTGGAACTGACCGTTGAAAAGACGGTCTTCGGCGGCGACGGATTATGCCGGGTTGACGGAATGGCCGTGTTCATCGAAGGGGCCGTTCCGGGCGACCGGGTGGAGGCCCTCATCACCCGCAGGAAAAAGGACTGGGCAACGGGCCGTGTCATGGCCCTTCTCGATCCTTCCCCCGACCGGGTTCCTGCCCCCTGCCCCTACGTGGGCGTCTGCGGTGGATGCAAGTGGCAGTTTTTGGATTACGCCCGCCAGCTCGAATACAAGCGCGACCAGGTGAGGGAAGCCCTGGAGCACATAGGCGGCTTAAAGGACGTTCCCGTGGGCGACACCCTGGCTTCGGACCAGATTTTCGGCTACCGCAACAAGATGGAGTTTTCCTGCGCCACCCGCCGCTGGCTCATGCCCGAAGAGCTCACCGCAGCGGGCGGGCCGGGACACGGCGAAGGCCCCGATTTCGCCTGCGGGCTGCACATTCCGGGCTGCTTCGACAAGGTTCTGGACGTTGACGCCTGCCTTCTGCAGCACGAGGAAGGCAACCTCATCCTGCCCTACCTGAAGGAGAAGATGAAGGCTTCGGGCCTTCCGGCCTATGGCCTTAAAAGCCACCAGGGGTTCTGGCGCTTCGTGATGATGCGCAGAAGCCGCGCCTTCGGATCATGGATGGTGAACCTTGTGACCAGCAGCCGGAACTCCGACGTTCTTGTTCCTATGGCCAGGGACCTTACAAGGAAATTTCCCACCATCGTATCTGTCGTGAACAACGTGACGGACAGGCGCGCCCAGGTTTCATCGGGAGGCAGCGAGGACATCCTCTTCGGCCAGCCGGTTCTCATGGACCAATTGGGCCGTTTCGATTTCGCGGTTTCGGCCAATTCCTTTTTCCAGACCAACCCCCAGCAGGCAGAGAGGCTTTACGACGTCGCGGCCTGCTTCGCGGGCCTGGACGGCGGGCAGAAGGTGCTGGACCTCTACTGCGGCATAGGTTCCATCGCCCTGTGGGTTTCGGACAAGGCATCTAAGGTTCTCGGGCTCGAGGTGGTGAAAGACGCAGTGATGGACGCCCGGCAGAACGTGAAGCGGAACGGCGTCAAAAACTGCCGGTTCGAGGCGGCTGACATAAAGGACGCCATAGGCGGCCTTGATTTCAAGCCCGACGTCGTCATCACCGACCCGCCCAGGAGTGGAATGCACCCGGACGTCACCGACAGGCTATGCTCCCTTGCCGCGCCGGTCCTGGTCTACGTTTCATGCAACCCGGCCACCCTGGCCCGCGACCTTGCTGTGCTGTCCAGGGTTTACGACGTGGAAAAGGTCCAGCCGGTGGACATGTTTCCTCACACCTTTCACGTGGAGTGCGTGGCTAGGCTGGTCCGGCGGTCGTGA